Proteins co-encoded in one Streptococcus parauberis NCFD 2020 genomic window:
- a CDS encoding sensor domain-containing diguanylate cyclase: protein MFKKNIVPKNYRRKILTTIYGQFLLLFIIFCTLLYLETKDWDQSTLIYLLVAGFVLYFIFFEVKRILSYFEAYENEKTLFQDSFEVLDNVNLYIIDLNYQFLYLNQSNINFMEKYYQVSPKKGDSVSKYLSENHMQLLKENCKQALFSGFQTSQDSFNYNGETIYLYTSYSPVKNRRGQTYAICCITMNVSDQVKEKEKYRELIYQDPLTNVFNRRKMVDYYKDQIQKNNQSTWIFVFDLDNFKQSNDQFGHKIGDQLLIDFANILKMEFPSEAIISRIGGDEFSVLIPDVTYQDVVGIQSNIKMRMDDFEKYGVSVSFGKVFAENTASNDLIYFLDQADKEMYNHKNSQKRVHLSLS from the coding sequence ATGTTTAAAAAAAATATAGTCCCTAAGAATTATCGAAGAAAAATATTAACAACCATTTATGGGCAATTTTTGCTATTGTTCATAATTTTTTGCACACTTCTCTATCTAGAAACAAAAGATTGGGATCAATCAACTCTGATCTATCTTCTGGTTGCAGGTTTTGTGCTTTATTTTATCTTCTTTGAAGTTAAACGGATTCTCTCCTACTTTGAAGCTTATGAAAATGAAAAGACCTTGTTTCAAGATAGTTTTGAAGTCCTCGATAATGTCAATCTTTACATTATTGATTTAAACTATCAATTTTTATACCTAAATCAATCCAACATCAACTTTATGGAAAAGTATTATCAGGTAAGTCCAAAAAAAGGAGACAGTGTATCCAAGTATTTATCTGAAAATCATATGCAGTTATTGAAAGAAAATTGTAAACAGGCCTTGTTTTCAGGTTTTCAAACCTCCCAAGATTCTTTCAACTACAATGGTGAAACTATTTATCTTTATACCTCTTATTCACCAGTGAAAAATAGAAGAGGACAGACTTATGCCATCTGTTGTATTACTATGAATGTCTCCGATCAAGTCAAAGAGAAAGAAAAGTATAGGGAACTCATTTATCAGGACCCGTTAACAAATGTCTTTAATCGTCGGAAAATGGTAGATTATTACAAAGACCAAATCCAAAAAAATAATCAATCAACCTGGATTTTTGTCTTTGATTTAGATAATTTCAAACAATCTAATGATCAGTTTGGTCATAAAATAGGAGATCAATTATTAATTGATTTTGCAAATATTTTAAAGATGGAATTTCCATCTGAGGCTATCATCTCTCGGATAGGTGGAGATGAGTTTAGTGTCCTGATTCCAGATGTAACTTATCAAGATGTTGTCGGAATTCAATCCAATATTAAAATGCGCATGGATGACTTTGAAAAATATGGTGTCTCTGTGTCGTTTGGTAAAGTTTTTGCAGAAAATACTGCAAGTAATGACTTAATATACTTTTTGGATCAAGCAGATAAAGAGATGTACAACCACAAGAATTCACAAAAGAGAGTTCATCTGTCTTTATCCTAA
- a CDS encoding gluconokinase has product MNYILGIDIGTTATKGILYQNDGQAISAHSRANYLLRGDQGQAEQDPEAIYQGLVQLIQEVCTSLKAEDKIDAVAFSCQMHSLILLDQAYSLLTPSITWADTRAKAAAEAIKDSEVGRVFMTTSGTPIHPMSWLAKIKYFQSEKPDLMVQTAHLMGIKDYLFYRLFAVNAIDISSATGTGLVNLQQGTWDQKILNYLEISPALLPEIKDSLDFVQCLPAVFQGLNGMTSETRFIYGAGDGPMANLGIGQMAENAAVITIGTSSAVRLLSQDLQVEESGSLFTYAVKKGLWVIGGPSNSGGNILEWLHKTFYQGQALESIFQDIEATPIGANNLCFLPYLGGERAPLWDSETRGAFHNLSFTHQKSHFARACIEGLFYNLRMILESIEKHYPVDTLYVSGGLFQTQLFIELLADISGKIIVQSDEKEVGCRAAYILTKEALGQSYISQRQDQEYYPNQENYKHYTVAYEQNFKRLLG; this is encoded by the coding sequence ATGAATTATATTTTGGGCATTGATATTGGGACAACAGCAACAAAAGGGATTCTCTACCAAAACGATGGCCAGGCTATTTCTGCCCACAGTCGAGCAAACTACTTGCTACGAGGTGACCAAGGGCAAGCCGAGCAAGATCCTGAAGCTATTTATCAGGGATTGGTTCAACTGATTCAGGAAGTCTGCACTAGTTTGAAAGCTGAAGATAAAATTGATGCGGTGGCTTTTTCTTGCCAGATGCACTCCTTAATTCTTTTAGACCAAGCTTATTCTCTGCTAACGCCTTCTATAACCTGGGCTGATACCCGAGCCAAAGCTGCTGCGGAAGCGATTAAGGACTCAGAAGTGGGACGGGTATTTATGACCACTTCTGGGACGCCGATTCACCCTATGAGTTGGTTGGCAAAAATCAAGTATTTTCAAAGTGAAAAGCCAGACTTAATGGTCCAAACTGCTCATCTGATGGGAATCAAGGACTATCTCTTCTATCGGCTTTTTGCTGTTAATGCTATTGATATTTCCTCAGCGACGGGGACTGGTTTAGTAAATCTGCAGCAAGGGACCTGGGATCAGAAGATTCTTAATTATCTTGAGATTTCGCCTGCTCTTTTGCCAGAAATTAAGGATTCTCTAGACTTTGTTCAATGTCTGCCAGCTGTTTTTCAAGGCTTAAATGGCATGACTTCGGAGACCCGCTTTATATATGGAGCAGGGGATGGACCGATGGCAAATTTAGGTATTGGCCAAATGGCTGAAAATGCTGCTGTTATTACAATTGGCACCTCATCAGCTGTTCGCCTCTTATCGCAAGATTTGCAAGTAGAAGAAAGTGGCAGTCTCTTTACCTATGCCGTCAAAAAAGGCCTTTGGGTCATTGGTGGCCCAAGCAATTCAGGTGGTAATATCCTGGAATGGCTACACAAAACCTTTTACCAAGGGCAAGCTTTAGAATCTATCTTCCAAGATATAGAAGCGACACCAATTGGAGCAAATAATCTTTGTTTCCTACCTTATCTTGGCGGTGAAAGGGCACCTCTATGGGACTCTGAAACCAGAGGGGCTTTCCATAATCTGTCCTTCACTCACCAGAAATCTCACTTTGCTCGTGCTTGTATAGAGGGTCTCTTCTATAACCTCAGAATGATTTTAGAAAGTATTGAGAAACACTACCCTGTCGACACCCTTTATGTCAGCGGAGGCCTTTTCCAAACTCAACTCTTTATTGAACTTTTAGCCGATATTAGTGGTAAAATCATTGTTCAATCGGACGAAAAAGAAGTGGGATGTCGAGCAGCCTATATACTAACAAAAGAAGCTTTAGGTCAAAGCTACATAAGTCAAAGACAGGATCAAGAATACTATCCTAATCAAGAAAATTATAAACACTATACAGTAGCCTATGAGCAGAATTTTAAACGATTGCTAGGATAA
- the ascB gene encoding 6-phospho-beta-glucosidase, translating into MTETSQFPKSFLFGGAIAANQAEGAWQEGGRGLSNIDMIPHGPDRMPVKLGYVSDPQLDAQHYYPSHSGIDFYHHYQEDLDMLADMGLEIFRTSISWSRLFPNGDESQANPEGLAFYQNLFEACRQRKMKILVTLAHFDIPMGLVRDYGSWRNRQVIDFYLNFAETCFKAFGQLVDYWITFNEINIVLHSPFSGAGLAISENENRDQVLFQAAHHMLLASSKAVKSFKNLCPQGQIGCMIAGGSFYPYSCNPDDVWKAMMDDRLNTFFVDVQVHGEYPFYMDKILKDKNVSLEITDEDRQTLKSSVDFVAFSYYSSRTSIADMSRVEINSGNVVKSAKNPYLKVSDWGWAIDPKGLRITINSLYEKYRKPLFIVENGLGAQDKLEGDKTVHDPYRIAYMEEHLNEVAKSLEDNIPLIGYISWGILDLVSASTGEMSKRYGVIYVDKDDQGQGSLARYKKDSYCWYQKLIADRKLD; encoded by the coding sequence ATGACAGAAACAAGTCAATTTCCTAAATCATTTCTTTTTGGTGGTGCTATTGCAGCAAACCAGGCCGAGGGTGCTTGGCAAGAAGGGGGACGAGGACTGTCAAATATCGACATGATTCCTCATGGACCCGATCGGATGCCTGTCAAATTAGGCTATGTCAGCGATCCTCAACTTGATGCTCAACACTATTATCCTAGCCATTCCGGTATTGACTTCTACCATCATTACCAAGAAGACTTGGACATGTTGGCCGACATGGGCTTAGAAATTTTTAGAACCTCCATCTCATGGAGTCGTCTTTTTCCAAATGGTGACGAAAGTCAAGCTAACCCAGAAGGTTTGGCATTTTACCAAAATCTCTTTGAAGCTTGTCGTCAGAGAAAGATGAAAATTTTGGTGACCTTGGCCCACTTTGATATTCCAATGGGCTTGGTCCGCGATTATGGTTCTTGGCGCAACCGTCAGGTTATCGATTTCTATCTAAACTTTGCCGAAACTTGTTTTAAAGCCTTTGGCCAGCTTGTGGATTACTGGATTACCTTTAACGAGATCAACATCGTCTTGCATAGTCCTTTCTCAGGTGCTGGCTTGGCTATTTCGGAAAATGAAAACAGAGACCAAGTACTCTTCCAAGCTGCGCATCATATGTTATTGGCTAGTTCCAAGGCAGTTAAGAGCTTCAAGAATCTATGCCCTCAGGGACAAATTGGCTGCATGATTGCAGGAGGCAGTTTTTACCCTTACTCTTGTAACCCAGATGACGTCTGGAAAGCCATGATGGACGACCGCCTCAATACCTTCTTTGTTGATGTTCAAGTACATGGCGAATACCCTTTTTATATGGACAAAATTCTCAAAGACAAAAATGTCAGTCTAGAAATCACTGATGAGGACCGACAAACCCTCAAATCAAGCGTTGATTTTGTAGCTTTCAGTTATTATTCATCACGAACGTCTATTGCTGATATGAGTCGCGTGGAAATCAATAGCGGCAATGTGGTCAAATCAGCCAAAAACCCTTACCTCAAAGTCAGTGATTGGGGCTGGGCTATTGACCCTAAAGGCTTGCGAATCACCATTAACAGCCTTTATGAAAAATACAGAAAACCCTTGTTTATTGTTGAAAATGGCTTAGGTGCACAGGATAAACTGGAAGGTGACAAGACCGTCCATGACCCTTACCGGATTGCCTATATGGAAGAACACCTGAACGAAGTGGCTAAATCCCTTGAGGATAACATTCCTTTGATTGGATATATTTCTTGGGGGATTTTAGACTTGGTTTCGGCTTCGACGGGTGAAATGTCCAAACGCTACGGGGTCATCTACGTAGACAAGGACGACCAGGGCCAAGGCTCTTTAGCCAGATATAAAAAGGATTCCTATTGCTGGTATCAAAAATTAATTGCAGACAGAAAACTAGATTAG
- a CDS encoding glycoside hydrolase family 1 protein, whose amino-acid sequence MKIKIPENFILGAATSAWQTEGWIGKKPGQDSFLDKWFQEEPFVWHQGQGPQVATNFMEMYQDDLDLMSEIGISHYRTSINWSRFFIDYENLIVDEDYASHIDAVINGLVAIGVKPIICLEHYEVPYQLMEKYDAWSSKKVVDLFVQYAQVLFQRYGDRVQDWITFNEPIVSQTRCYLDAIRWPHERNSKKWMLWNYHKVLATAKVVKIFHEGGYSGRIGCIINPEMVYPRSSSQEDLDAARRYDLFYNRVFLDPMIKGSYPEELIELCKENDIYFDPTEEELALISTNRLDFVGLNQYYPKRVKSQRFAWREGEHFHPEKYYEDFQLPGRQMNQSRGWEIYPQIMYDLSLYMNRNYPDIPWFIAENGMGQEDEDRFKNQSGMIDDQYRIDYISQHLYHLLRGVEEGSKCEGYMLWAFTDCVSPMNAFKNRYGLVSIDLENDKKRSLKKSAYWFKSVIENQSFELENKM is encoded by the coding sequence ATGAAAATAAAGATCCCAGAAAATTTTATTCTGGGTGCTGCCACTTCAGCATGGCAAACAGAGGGTTGGATTGGTAAAAAACCAGGTCAAGATTCCTTCTTAGATAAATGGTTTCAAGAAGAACCCTTTGTTTGGCATCAAGGGCAGGGCCCACAAGTAGCTACCAATTTTATGGAAATGTATCAAGATGATTTAGACTTAATGTCAGAAATTGGGATTAGTCATTATCGCACCTCCATCAATTGGTCTCGTTTCTTTATCGATTATGAAAATCTGATTGTCGATGAGGATTATGCTAGTCATATTGACGCTGTCATTAATGGGTTGGTAGCCATTGGGGTCAAACCAATTATCTGTTTGGAACATTATGAAGTTCCCTATCAGTTAATGGAAAAATATGATGCTTGGTCTAGCAAAAAAGTTGTTGACTTATTTGTTCAATACGCGCAAGTCCTTTTTCAACGCTATGGTGATCGGGTTCAGGATTGGATTACCTTTAATGAGCCAATTGTTAGTCAAACCCGCTGCTATCTGGATGCTATTAGATGGCCACATGAAAGAAATTCTAAAAAATGGATGCTTTGGAACTACCATAAGGTTTTAGCCACTGCTAAAGTTGTTAAGATTTTCCATGAAGGCGGCTATTCAGGACGGATTGGCTGTATCATTAATCCGGAAATGGTTTATCCTAGATCAAGTTCTCAAGAAGACCTTGATGCGGCTAGACGCTATGACTTATTTTACAATCGGGTCTTCTTAGACCCAATGATTAAAGGGTCTTATCCTGAGGAATTGATTGAGCTCTGCAAAGAAAATGATATTTATTTTGATCCAACGGAAGAAGAGCTTGCGCTAATCTCCACAAACAGGCTTGATTTTGTTGGTTTAAATCAATATTATCCAAAGCGTGTGAAATCACAACGATTTGCTTGGAGAGAAGGTGAACACTTCCATCCAGAAAAATACTATGAGGATTTTCAGTTACCTGGTCGCCAGATGAATCAATCACGCGGTTGGGAAATTTATCCTCAAATTATGTATGACTTATCACTTTATATGAATCGTAACTATCCTGATATTCCTTGGTTTATTGCGGAAAACGGAATGGGACAGGAAGATGAAGATCGATTCAAAAATCAATCAGGTATGATTGATGACCAGTACCGCATTGACTACATTAGTCAACATCTTTACCATCTTCTTCGAGGGGTTGAAGAAGGTTCTAAATGTGAGGGCTATATGCTCTGGGCCTTTACTGACTGTGTCTCACCGATGAATGCTTTTAAAAATCGATATGGTTTGGTTTCGATTGATCTTGAAAATGATAAGAAAAGAAGTTTAAAAAAATCAGCTTACTGGTTTAAATCAGTAATTGAAAATCAGTCATTTGAGTTAGAGAACAAAATGTGA
- the gnd gene encoding phosphogluconate dehydrogenase (NAD(+)-dependent, decarboxylating) has product MFGIIGLGKMGLNLSFNAVDHGQELAVYDINQEAVKTAADYSEKILPVASIDDMIATLPTPRIVWVMLPSGQITNETIDYLIEHLDAKDIIIDGGNSNYKDNLKQAEVAHQAGLYYFDAGTSGGMSGARNGANFMIGGDQEAWPIVEPIIAALAQEDGYLYTGRVGSGHYLKMIHNGIEYGMMQAIAEGFEILDASPFDYDFEKVAKLWNHGSVIRGWLMELAEQEFAKDPHLENIIGRVQASGEGKWTVEESLDLEVPAPVIALSLMMRNRSLQDDTVTGKVLAALRNGFGGHDVTRK; this is encoded by the coding sequence ATGTTTGGAATTATTGGATTAGGGAAAATGGGCTTGAATTTATCATTTAACGCCGTTGACCATGGTCAAGAACTAGCAGTGTATGATATTAACCAAGAAGCTGTTAAAACAGCAGCTGACTATTCAGAAAAAATTTTACCTGTAGCAAGTATTGATGACATGATTGCTACTTTGCCGACTCCACGTATTGTTTGGGTCATGCTACCTTCTGGACAAATTACAAATGAAACCATTGATTATTTAATTGAACATTTAGATGCCAAAGATATTATTATCGATGGTGGCAATTCTAATTATAAAGATAATTTAAAACAAGCTGAAGTAGCACATCAAGCAGGTCTTTATTACTTCGATGCGGGAACTTCAGGTGGCATGTCTGGTGCCCGCAATGGTGCTAACTTTATGATTGGTGGCGACCAAGAGGCTTGGCCTATTGTAGAACCAATTATTGCTGCTTTGGCTCAAGAAGATGGCTACCTCTATACTGGACGCGTTGGTAGTGGTCATTATTTAAAAATGATCCACAATGGGATTGAATATGGCATGATGCAGGCTATTGCTGAAGGCTTTGAAATATTAGATGCTAGTCCTTTTGACTATGACTTTGAAAAAGTGGCTAAACTTTGGAATCACGGTTCAGTTATTCGCGGATGGCTAATGGAATTAGCTGAACAAGAATTTGCTAAAGATCCACATTTAGAAAATATCATCGGCCGGGTTCAAGCATCTGGCGAAGGCAAATGGACTGTTGAGGAAAGTCTTGATTTAGAGGTTCCTGCACCAGTTATCGCCCTTTCATTGATGATGCGTAACCGCTCATTGCAAGATGACACAGTAACCGGAAAAGTTTTGGCAGCCTTACGAAATGGCTTTGGCGGTCATGATGTGACTAGAAAATAG
- a CDS encoding PTS sugar transporter subunit IIB: protein MSQEKILLVCSAGMSTSLLVTKMKDYINASGLDYDVNAVASSEALDYAVENKVNVILLGPQVRFMEGQFKKALAEHNIPIDLISPQNYGTMNGANVVKQAQDLMAK, encoded by the coding sequence ATGAGTCAAGAAAAAATCCTATTAGTTTGCTCTGCTGGAATGAGCACAAGTTTATTAGTGACAAAAATGAAGGACTACATTAATGCATCTGGTTTAGATTATGATGTTAATGCTGTCGCTTCTTCCGAGGCTTTAGATTACGCTGTTGAAAATAAGGTTAATGTTATTCTCCTCGGCCCTCAAGTACGCTTTATGGAAGGTCAATTCAAGAAAGCACTTGCTGAACACAATATTCCAATTGATTTGATTTCACCTCAAAACTACGGAACGATGAATGGGGCAAATGTTGTCAAACAAGCGCAAGACTTGATGGCAAAATAA
- a CDS encoding EAL domain-containing protein has translation MSLDQLYLIFQPIVKVEKRNSIIVEEYEVLLRSTEKDQFPTQLFCEILSNEVKYQNFFQWFQIEILKVLEENPKTIFSLNFDIDQFQFSATTFFFDRVSSFSDRLIIEITEHRPRHKPELMDSLTDILRTLKAYHFTIAIDDFTEEINTCLLYIKYKDYYDRIKISLTGTFSLFYILLLVCYTKWLKLVSEREIAIVVERVDSRKKSKMLQKIGISLQQGFYWGKGNKSPKVLRLNQ, from the coding sequence ATGTCATTAGACCAATTATATTTGATCTTCCAACCGATTGTTAAAGTCGAAAAAAGAAATTCAATAATCGTAGAGGAATATGAAGTGCTGCTCAGATCGACTGAGAAGGACCAATTTCCGACCCAGTTATTCTGTGAGATTCTCTCAAACGAGGTAAAATACCAGAACTTTTTTCAGTGGTTTCAAATTGAGATTCTTAAGGTGTTAGAGGAAAATCCTAAGACTATCTTTTCACTAAATTTTGATATTGATCAATTTCAATTTTCAGCAACTACTTTTTTCTTTGATCGAGTAAGTTCATTTTCTGATCGCTTAATTATTGAAATTACAGAACATCGCCCTCGCCATAAACCTGAGCTGATGGACAGTCTTACTGACATTTTAAGAACCTTAAAAGCTTATCATTTTACGATTGCCATAGATGATTTTACGGAAGAAATTAATACTTGTTTGCTTTATATTAAATATAAAGACTATTATGATCGCATCAAAATCAGCCTAACGGGGACTTTTTCACTGTTTTATATTCTTCTACTGGTGTGCTATACAAAATGGTTAAAACTTGTATCTGAAAGAGAGATTGCAATTGTTGTGGAAAGAGTAGACAGTCGCAAAAAATCGAAAATGTTGCAAAAAATTGGGATCTCATTACAGCAAGGATTTTATTGGGGCAAGGGTAATAAATCTCCTAAAGTCTTAAGATTAAATCAATAA
- a CDS encoding PTS lactose/cellobiose transporter subunit IIA, whose product MEQKDLESSMSLIIHAGNAKSSAMEAIAIVKEGRHEEAALKMKEADQEIAEAHKAQTALLTKEANGEMTTFSLLLVHSQDHLMTAITFLDLAREVIDIYKKF is encoded by the coding sequence ATGGAACAGAAAGATTTAGAAAGCTCAATGAGTCTCATAATCCATGCTGGGAATGCTAAATCTTCAGCCATGGAAGCCATTGCCATAGTTAAAGAAGGTAGACATGAAGAAGCAGCCTTGAAAATGAAGGAAGCTGATCAGGAGATTGCTGAAGCTCATAAGGCACAAACAGCACTGCTCACCAAAGAAGCAAACGGTGAGATGACAACTTTTTCATTGCTTTTAGTTCATAGTCAAGATCACTTAATGACTGCAATTACCTTCCTTGATTTAGCAAGAGAAGTTATTGATATTTATAAAAAGTTTTAG
- a CDS encoding PTS sugar transporter subunit IIC encodes MGNSFLDKMTTVLGGFANWVNSLRYIIVIKNAFAALIPVIITGAFGTLFSAMVFNAETGLARFEALRFLADLQPISSAISYVTLSFLTIYVVFLMGIELSKLNNQNNVFAGIVAVMSYLSVNPTIFEFITEDQKSVMVSNALAKQYTDTKGLFLGMIVAVLAIELFCWLNRQDKLQIKMPDTVPPSVAKSFSALFPTVITVATIATGGFIIKAITGLYAYDIIYNIVQKPLEGVVQGLPGILLLVFVAQVFWVIGIHGNQMVKPIREPLLLAAIAVNTEAFQAGKELPNIITMPFWDMYMSMGGSGVTIGLLVSIFLVGKRDDMKEITKLSIGPSIFNINEPVIFGMPIMLNPILAIPFIITPLVTGTIGYFATAVGFAAKAAVMVPWPTPPLINGYLATAGDWGAVATQAICIVVSILIYLPFVKIANKEQLAQN; translated from the coding sequence ATGGGAAATTCATTTTTAGACAAAATGACGACAGTCTTGGGAGGCTTTGCCAACTGGGTAAACTCTCTCAGATACATCATTGTAATTAAGAATGCTTTTGCAGCCTTGATTCCAGTTATCATCACGGGTGCCTTTGGGACCTTGTTCTCAGCAATGGTTTTCAATGCTGAAACTGGTTTAGCCAGATTTGAAGCTTTACGTTTCTTAGCAGATTTACAACCAATTTCTTCTGCTATTTCGTATGTAACCTTAAGTTTCTTAACCATTTACGTTGTTTTCTTAATGGGTATTGAATTATCAAAACTTAATAACCAAAACAATGTATTTGCAGGTATTGTAGCCGTTATGAGTTACCTATCAGTAAACCCAACCATCTTCGAATTTATCACTGAAGATCAAAAATCAGTTATGGTTTCAAATGCTTTAGCAAAACAATATACTGATACAAAAGGTCTTTTCTTGGGAATGATTGTTGCTGTTTTAGCCATCGAATTATTCTGTTGGTTAAACCGCCAAGATAAATTACAAATTAAAATGCCGGACACTGTTCCACCAAGTGTTGCTAAAAGTTTCTCAGCGTTATTTCCTACAGTTATTACTGTAGCAACAATTGCTACTGGCGGTTTCATTATCAAAGCCATTACTGGTCTTTATGCTTACGATATTATCTATAACATTGTTCAAAAACCTTTAGAAGGTGTTGTTCAAGGTTTACCTGGTATCTTATTACTTGTCTTTGTTGCTCAAGTCTTCTGGGTAATCGGTATCCACGGTAACCAAATGGTTAAACCAATCCGCGAACCGTTGTTACTTGCTGCAATTGCTGTCAATACTGAAGCTTTCCAAGCTGGGAAAGAACTTCCAAATATTATCACTATGCCTTTCTGGGATATGTATATGAGTATGGGTGGTTCAGGTGTAACTATTGGTCTATTAGTATCAATCTTCTTGGTTGGTAAACGTGATGATATGAAAGAAATCACTAAATTATCAATTGGTCCAAGTATCTTCAATATCAACGAACCAGTTATCTTTGGTATGCCAATCATGCTTAACCCAATCTTAGCAATTCCATTTATTATAACTCCATTAGTAACTGGTACTATCGGATACTTTGCAACAGCAGTGGGTTTTGCTGCTAAAGCTGCTGTAATGGTTCCATGGCCAACACCACCATTAATCAATGGATACCTTGCAACTGCTGGTGACTGGGGTGCTGTAGCAACTCAAGCCATCTGTATTGTTGTCTCAATTCTGATTTACCTACCATTTGTTAAAATTGCAAATAAAGAACAACTTGCACAAAACTAA